One stretch of Excalfactoria chinensis isolate bCotChi1 chromosome 2, bCotChi1.hap2, whole genome shotgun sequence DNA includes these proteins:
- the TRA2A gene encoding transformer-2 protein homolog alpha isoform X1, with protein MSNRRRHTGSRANPDPNTCLGVFGLSLYTTERDLREVFSRYGPLTGVNVVYDQRTGRSRGFAFVYFERIDDSKEAMEHANGMELDGRRIRVDYSITKRAHTPTPGIYMGRPTHSGGGGGGGAGRRRDSYYDRGYDRGYDRYEEYDYRYRRRSPSPYYSRYRSRSRSRSYSPRRY; from the exons GCTAATCCAGATCCAAATACATGTCTTGGAGTGTTTGGTCTCAGTTTATACACCACCGAGAGAGATTTGCGTGAAGTCTTTTCTCGTTATGGACCTTTGACTGGTGTCAATGTTGTTTATGACCAACGGACTGGACGATCAAGaggatttgcttttgtttattttgagagAATTGATGATTCGAAAGAG GCAATGGAGCATGCAAACGGAATGGAGCTGGATGGCAGGAGGATTCGGGTGGATTACTCCATCACCAAGAGAGCGCATACACCCACCCCAGGCATCTACATGGGCAGGCCAACGCA CAgtggaggaggtggtggtggtggagcaGGTCGGCGCCGTGACTCTTACTACGATAGGGGGTATGATAGAGGATATGACAGATACGAAGAATATGACTACAGATACAG GAGACGATCACCATCACCTTACTATAGCAGGTACCGGTCACGGTCAAGATCCCGCTCCTATAGTCCAA ggcGCTACTGA